One window of Camelus dromedarius isolate mCamDro1 unplaced genomic scaffold, mCamDro1.pat HAP1_SCAFFOLD_88, whole genome shotgun sequence genomic DNA carries:
- the LOC135320888 gene encoding protein FAM156A/FAM156B-like — MDPSWRVTPTLKSDSSLTPPKEISQEITSTSQPSFSEAQNMDLNIFNLSLNRNCLTPLPEELLQQQYRDEMIQQERQWERSAFPQRKKTFMENMRQKTLNHTAPYRLGREGKICSSHDKGQNKFKCHCSHIQRDTISEISEEQNSSSWKMLLQGLSNLNLSPDDT, encoded by the coding sequence ATGGATCCATCATGGAGAGTTACCCCAACTTTGAAATCTGATTCATCATTGACTCCACCTAAAGAAATATCCCAGGAAATTACATCAACCTCCCAACCATCCTTCTCTGAAGCACAAAACATGGATCTCAATATCTTCAACCTCAGTCTTAATAGAAACTGCCTTACCCCTCTACCAGAGGAACTGCTGCAACAGCAATACAGAGATGAGATGATTCAACAAGAAAGGCAGTGGGAAAGGTCAGCATTCCCTCAGAGGAAAAAGACATTCATGGAGAACATGAGACAGAAAACCCTCAATCACACGGCACCTTATCGActtggaagggaaggaaaaatctGTTCCTCACATGATAAAGGTCAGAATAAATTTAAATGCCATTGCAGCCATATCCAAAGGGATACTATTTCTGAGATTTCTGAAGAGCAGAATTCATCCTCTTGGAAAATGCTACTACAGGGCCTTAGTAACTTGAACCTCAGCCCTGATGACACATAG